One part of the Bacteroidota bacterium genome encodes these proteins:
- a CDS encoding dihydrodipicolinate reductase C-terminal domain-containing protein gives MKVGLIGFGKAGKAVASVVLQNKEFSLEWVLRQSMVLESRSVSEFLGIPSRDPASIHSKETVNIDELLDEHPVDFIIDFSSAQAIFEYGQAASLRNIKIISAISHYDEKTIDFLHDLSTHVAVFWSPNITLGVNYLLFAAKFLKKIAPWVDVEVVEEHFKQKKGVSGTALKIAEELEVETSKISSIRAGGIVGKHEVIFGFPYQTVRLIHESISREAFGNGALFVAENIQNKNTGFYKFEDILLPYFVS, from the coding sequence ATGAAAGTAGGATTAATTGGTTTTGGTAAAGCCGGCAAGGCTGTGGCTTCAGTGGTTCTTCAAAACAAAGAATTTTCTCTGGAATGGGTATTAAGGCAGAGTATGGTTCTTGAAAGTCGCTCTGTATCCGAATTCCTTGGTATACCTTCCCGTGATCCCGCATCAATTCATTCAAAAGAAACGGTAAATATTGATGAACTACTGGATGAACATCCGGTTGATTTCATCATTGATTTTTCATCGGCTCAAGCAATATTCGAATATGGCCAAGCAGCAAGCCTTAGAAATATTAAGATCATCTCTGCAATTTCGCACTATGATGAAAAAACTATTGATTTTCTTCATGATCTGTCAACCCATGTTGCTGTATTTTGGTCGCCTAACATTACTTTGGGAGTAAATTATCTGCTGTTTGCTGCCAAATTTTTAAAGAAGATTGCTCCCTGGGTGGATGTTGAGGTGGTGGAAGAACATTTTAAACAGAAGAAAGGAGTTTCGGGTACTGCCCTTAAAATTGCGGAAGAACTGGAGGTTGAAACTTCAAAAATTAGCTCCATCAGGGCAGGGGGAATTGTTGGCAAGCATGAAGTTATTTTTGGTTTCCCTTATCAGACAGTCCGGCTGATCCATGAATCTATTTCACGTGAAGCCTTTGGTAATGGTGCATTATTTGTGGCCGAAAATATACAGAATAAGAATACGGGGTTTTA